In the Epinephelus fuscoguttatus linkage group LG10, E.fuscoguttatus.final_Chr_v1 genome, CCTCTGTGATATATGTGAATATATAGGGTCGAAATATTTCTCAAGGGGGCCTTCAGGACAGGCTATATTAACAATGTGAATTCTTTAAGACGACAAGACACTTCAAAGGGTATAAGAAGAGAGTTTGAGTTGTCAAACGTTATAAAACCATGAGATGACCTGTAACAGGTTGACTAAAACGAGAAAACAGGAGGATGTCCTCTATGAAAGGTCAAAAGCTGACAAAGTTCAGGCCACCAGACAATTATGCGAGGAATGAAGACATAATCATGACCTGGAAACTCTCTGTGAATGCTATATACAATGTATTCCAATGCCGATTCTTTTACTTGGGCTATGTGAACATGGTGAGGACCATCTCTGACCACATGCTTACATTTTGTTAAGACAAACAGAACTCTACCTTTTAAATCTTTTCTACAACAGACACATAAAATGCATTGCACTCTTGAAATGATTATTGTATCTGCCGGACCTTTGAGAAGCACTCTTGTATGTGTACTTCAGCCTGATGTTTTGACATGTTAACAGGTTTCCAAATAGAAGACTGTATATAATAAAGAACAACATCCAGATTAAATAGAAACctaaatgtgttaaataaagttttttgtgttgttaaaCTGACAGAAAACTGAACTAACTGTAAGcatccattttttttcactgtcgATGTCTTCACTCTCATGCATCAGCCagtgaaaatgtctttttcgCGAACCAGCGTTGACTGAAGCACAACCAAAGGACAGGACAACCAAATAAACAGTGTAACTAAGACAGAAAATACTGCGATAGTACAGTACGCTGTGACAGTGTACTCAGCACTATTTTTTACTGCCCTTTTATACTTAACAATAGCAGTTTGTAGCATCTTACTACAGCCATCAATTTACATAATAGTTTAAACACACTAAATTAAACCTAGTTAACAAAATCTAAACAGTGCTTGAGTAATGTGGCAATAAATATGAGATTTGGATAAGGGTCCACAAGCTTGGTATGCGAGTTTGCAAGTATGTCGCAGTTTTATTATGGCCTAGACCGACTCTGTCTCACTGTTAATGAACAGAAACTCTGTTGATCTTGTAAGAGTAGCAGAGACTTAAGATATCTGAACTCAAAGCAGCCCTTATTGTGTGCTAGTCTGCATGTTGGGGGAGTGAAGGGAGTTTTCCCGGAGCCATTAGGAAGTCGGAGAAGAGGAGGCCAACTGAATTGTTCTGGTACAGAAGTCTTTCTAAACACAGTGAAGATTTACACAAAGTTTATCTAGCGGCCCATTGATCACACTGAATATCACATAGCCTTTTTTGGGCTTAAAATTTACACCCTGATATTTGTGCACTGGCTAGGCGCTGTGTTTAACACTGCTCTGGTCTCTGATGGGTAAATCCACGTCGTTCTAAGAGTGCGGAATCCCTATAAATAGTCACGAAGGAAAATGTGTGAGTGACAATGACAAGTAGGTCCAGCTTTCTCTGACACAGAAATACCTTCCATGAGGACCAGAAAGTCATTTCCAAATCCAGACAATAGAGTATCAAAATCACACCACAGCGAAGGTGTAAACATACAGCTACATGTCATCAGCAGTAGAAAACTACAAAACTAAGACCCGTGGTAAAGAAAGAATAAAGTAAGACAACCAAAACAAGAAATGCTGAATTTTTAAAACAAGGGGACTGCAATGGTTCACCCAAAGCAGCCCACACTGTGAATCTGTTATCGTCATTTGTTTTAAACATCCAAATGTTTTTACCGATCCTTATCAAATAAGAACAAATTAATTTGTTTAAGAGTTACACTTTGTGCGAAAAGCTGAAATATTTCTGTGTCATATTTGTGATAAACTCATCGTTGCACAATATTCAGTGTAACCTCCTTCGTCGTCGTCTGGAGCCTATTTTAGAGGTAAATGTCAAAAACAGTTGGACTGGCTACAGTTCAGAGCTTTTCTACGCTATTGTCAATACAGCTGAGTTTCAGTACTGTACCCAAACTATACTCCTTTCTGTAACACATCATGAGAAATATAAAAGTCTTTTTTCTACAGAACactttttaaaccaaatgagCGAACTACACAAATGCATTGCTGCtggttttacttttactttgtcTTAACACAAAGCAGTGAGTGTAAAAGTAGGGGCAGATAAATAACTAGAATTTCAGCTGAGGACCGCAAAGCTCCAGAGAGAAAGGCCTCTGGTGTATGCAAAGAAATAAACAGCGTTCAGAACTCAGATAATTCAGTCGGGTCCTTACCTGAACAAGATGAAGCCAATGGACTCGACAGCAGCCCTTCTCACGTCATCATTCACGTCACTCACCTTTATTAGGAAAAGCGAAACTGTCAACTAACGAAAAACTAATACTGATACTCATCAAATTTGTTGATTAACTTTCATGGTGTAGATCCCCTATGGCTCACAGTGTGAGGAATATGCTTCGCTGTTATGCCATCTACTAACTTTAGCTTGAGTAAGGTGCCACCTACAGGACAACAAGTTGTTCACACTGCTGAAGTTAAGTTGAAAATTGTATTTGCACTAAAAGTACAATGACTGGCATACACATAAATTTATTGTAATTAAACTGTAATGTAATAgtcttttgttttccttcttAAAGTAAAGTTCTGCAACAGTGAGGCCCCAAATTAAATTCAGGCATAAACAGGAAAACACTGATGTTAAAGCTGAATATTTCTCCCCCAGTAGAACTaagtacagattttttttaaacaatcatAATCAGGGTAGTAAACTAATCTGAATTATGATGTCAGCCACAGTCACAGCCCTTGCTGCTTGAGTCTGCTCCACTGCCAGAATGATAAACCTGTCTTCCCCTCTGTGAAATAACATGTTGTAAGGAGGgccaaacagaaaacacttaCAGCGACATGTAGCAGGCGTCGGATGGCCTTATTGTTCCCGGAGCCGCAGTAGGCCATGCCCACTGTGTACATACCAGAGCGCCGCAGGATGGGATCCTATCATAGACAGTGAAGGAAAGCAGATGTTGAGACTTTGCCTCTGGATGAACAATTACAGTTAACAAAGTTTCAGTCATTTCCCACATCAAGCTCTTATAGAAGGATTCTTGGCCCAAAGTACAGAGGAAGAGCCTCCTGTGTGAtgcgaaatacacacacaacctgAGGTTGTAGGAGTACATACAGGGCTTAATACATTAAACATTGGGACTGCATGTTACATCTATAAGATTTATGGAGAGTTTTTTTAATGCCATCCCCAATTCCTTCTTTCAAACTTACTGTGTTACTATTTGCATAAACTGCACCAATGCTACAAAAACAAAGCATGACATTCTTTATTTCtgctggaaaataaaacaactcCAATTTCGTGGTGTACATGATGTGCTTTCTGATGGCTTTTCAGCCTTACCTTGTCTCTGCAGAGGCTTTCAATGAGGGCATCAGCCTCCTCCATGCGTCCGTACATGACCAGGGCAATTCCCACAGCCAGACCACGCAAGATCTTCTCGTGCTGGGTCTCCTGAGCATAGCCTACCATGTCCTCAATGGCCTGGGCCGACTTGGAGCCCAGCATGACCAGACCCAGGGCCAGGCCCGCAGCTTCACCTGAGAGAGGTTACATGATATTGTCAGCatggcttgttttgtttttctttttaaaccaacagATGTTTACTCGTGTACATTACTAAATCATTAACATTAATATTGATACCAGTGTAGACACCTCTTTGTTTCTACATTTGTTGAGCCAAACATTATTCTTTTAAAAAGACAGTTTTCATATTCAAgtatttcattattaatttgTTAATATTCTTCATTATTTCTGTTCAACCCGAATCTATTGTTATCCAAATATATGTGATTAGGTCAGGAAATGGAGGAAGTAAAAGGTATtaatgacagattttttttcctgcaattTTAGTAAAAGGTTACTTTTTAGAAAGCAGAGTGGTGAGGATCAAAAACTAGACTGTCATCATGCAATTCAAAAATTGATTCTGTACACACCAGTAACAGCATCATCCTGGTACAGGTTAGATTTCAGGAGGTCGTAAACATCCTGTCTGGCTGTGCCCAATGCAGCTAAACCAAGGCCAAGAGCACCACCATGACGAACAATCTgtgaaacagaggaaaagaaatAGACCATGAagacactgaaaaataaattaatcatttgaCACAGTGGCTGTAACTAGCTGCTGGTCTCTGCTACACACTTAATTCTAAAGCACCACACATTTGTTAACATAAATTGTATTATCTTATAACCAAGTTCAAAACAGTTGACTTCTTAATTCAGCAATCATTTCATGAGTCACATTCTAGTATATAGTTCTCAAAGAACCATCATAAAaagtagataaaaaaaaaaaaaaaaaactcacatcATTGCTGGCATTCTTGAGTTGACTGAGCAGGTAGTCGATGATGTCCCCGCCATGGTTGGCATGAATGAGTCCCAAAGCGTACAAGCCTCCTCCCTCCTGGTAGGCCGAGCCAGGGGAAGTGTCTTTGGGCAAGTAGGTGGCCATTAACTGGAGAGCCTCCTTCTCATGACCCTGAAAAACACACCATGTTATATTAAAAATTTGGAATAAAACTGCCTATTGTTTTTTTGATTTGCACCATATCATCATGATAATGACAGAAATCTACCTTGTGGATGACACCCAGACTTGCTGTGGCTGTGAACTTTGCCCAGTTGGTAGCTCTTGCAAGCCACTCCAAGTTTTCTCTACAAGAGCCAAACAAAAATGTTAGTCTTAATGTCACTTAGAGTAAGTATGTTTCTCTATGTCTTTATACAATAGATGTCATATACATTTCCATTCTGCTGTCACAATTACCTGAGGAACTGGTCACTTGTGGTCCCTGTGTGCATGAAAGAGTTGGCTATTACTGTGGCTGTGTGGCACACCGAATTTCGGACTGCATCCTggagtgacagaaaaaaactagAGCTCAGGAGGAAGCTGCAGTTCATGTGTTTTCaagtgtttttattcattttctgaatTCATCTTGTTTCTCATCTACAATACCTTTGTGTTTTTGAGTATCATTAAATCTGTGTTGTTATTTCGGATTAGGAACTGCAAGTGCAGCTCAATGGCCATCTCCCCGCTAAGGATTTTGATCATCTTGGCGTTCTGGTCTTTGGGCTCATCTTTCTGCAAAGCACAGTGATGCAATATGATGAGCGGTCAACCATACCAAAGCTGCTCTATTGAGAGACAAATAAATTACAAGGACCTTGAATGAAAAAAGTAATACAGtacaaaatgattgaaaaagCATACCGTTTCTGCCAGCTTTCCAGCGGGAGAGCTTCCCGCCTTGtcatctgtttccattgcatcACTGTGACACATACAAAACAATCTGTCAATGTTGAATCACTTCATCACAATTAAGTAACTCGACTCAAAAACGTCTATGCAGTTTCAGTTAGTCCCCGCATGTATCCCATATATACACTGTACATGGCCTGACTGTCCATAAGATGTGCATGTATATTAAAGTTTATTCAATCTCTCATTTTAACGTCTTTATTCAGGTTATTTTCAGCAGGTATAAAAAGAGGCACACCAAAGAACAAAGCTTGTTCAGCTCCCAAGTATTTGAACTCCAAACTTGTGCACTGAACCCTCCTAGTGGTAGGTTCAGAGTTCTGCGTAGTGTCTGCTGACTAACAGACTGAGATAAATCTTTTCCTGCCATGCTTggaaaatgttgagttttttgcTATTTTCCTCATAACTCACAGCACCTGAGAAAGTCTAAACAGTCATTTCCTAGAGCTTAAATCAAAACCATTAGCAGTGACAAATTCCTAAGTCCTGTGTGAACATGTGCCAAGATGCAGTGCTTCTGCCTAGGTATTTAGTGTGTCCTTAGATTCCTCCGCTGCCCACCTGTCTTTGTCTGGTGTGGGCACAGTGCCTGTGTTTGTAGAGCCAGGGACTGCAGGGATAGGTGTTCCAACGGTACGCAGGTTCTggatgacagaggagaggaactGCTGGCTGGCGCTCTCATACAGATCAAAGCAGATCTGATAGGCCATCAGCAGGTTGTCCTCCTTCACCAGCTTCTCCAGGATGTCACTCACAGCTTGCGGGTCATCTAGGAATATCAGGCACTAGAGAggtgtggagaaaaaaatgataagAGAGGGATTTTAAGGTTCTGACACagcttttggaaaaaaaaacaaaaacatttctgtgaaTGTAGAAAAGATGTATACGATCTGTCTTTAGCATTGCTTGTCGTTATGAATCAAGGTAAACACGTGAAAGCTTAAGCAAAAACATGAGATGCCATCATGAGTATAAAACTGACTCTATGCTAAGTAACTCAACTACACTTAATTGCCAATTTATTAGGAATTATAGCAGGACTATTGTATTGGACTGTGTTAGTTTTAGCTAGGTTAGCCTAATGTACTGGCAAGTATATATTACAGCAGCATCAGCATAATAAATATCCgcacaaaaatacaacaaacattaaaatattgataaatacaacttcTAAAACACACAGAACTTTGTACTTCAAGTAGCCCtaaaaatcaatatttcagTCAATCAAAATCTTATACTAAATATTGAAAGAACAAAACTTAATAAAACCAATCTGTCTTAAGGAGGACATTTATTTATAACACTGACGGGATTGGTCAGGGAGATGATGCATAGGGTGTTTTTGATTATCTCATTAGTTACCTGACAGACATTGATGAAATCAGGCTTCTCCAAGTTCATATAGAGCTTGACCAGCACCCTCAACACCTCATTGCGGAACTTCTTGTTCTGCATCAAGGACATGCAGACCTTCAGGCTGTAGGCAAGGAGGCCACTCACATCATTCTGAttgagaagagaaagaagaacaTAGCAGTTGTTAACATGTTTCATGACAAGGAAGAGGATAAGAAAgcaacacagttttttttaaatgtatttcaatAAAGTGAAATCAGTGAATGACATTGCCGACTGACCGATTCTAAGATGGTTTTCTCAAACATGTCAAGTCGTCTGGTCTCCAGGGCGATGCCAATGGCCTGCTTGTACTTGTGGTCGTCTAGGCAACGCAGGAACATCTTGTTGACAATGCCCTCAAGGCGGGGGTCGAtgcttttcttctcctcttcctctggcaGCTCGGCATTCTCCACCCGCAGCTTGGTATAGTGGTCGATGCATTTGGCTAAAAGCAAACACAGgaaaaggatgaaaaaaaagGGGCCTTGTTTCACCTCTGAATTCAATGACAGTTTAATGTAAAATCTTATTCCATATGTCCTTCATtgactttgaccaccaaaaagcCCTGGCAGTTTCTAAGCTGGAGGtatgcattttttcccccaataaAGCTATTGACTTCACACTGTTAAGAGTATCAGGGTCACAGCAGcatccaaacaaaaaaaaagtcacattatcACAGAGGAgccaggcaaaaaaaaaaaaaaagaagaggtcAAGCCTTTTTATTTGATCACTCACCAATGATGGTCTCCACATATTCAGAGTCATCTGTGACATTGAAGAGATCTCCAGCACCAAGAGCGTAGTTCAGCGATTCCTCAAAGGCTCCGAGGTGGTAGAAAACCTTAGAGGCCACCAGGGCAGCAAAGGCTCTGCTCCTAAACGTCTCATCCTCATACAGGACCTCACTGAGAGTACACAACACACAGATTGTTACATAAGACTAAAAAATTGGACCTGCAACATCTAAATTATCTTTCCCCCATCCCACGGAGCAGTTTCTAAGCAGCAAACTCTTAAATTGTGACAAGCTGCACACTGCACTGCCCTGCTACATTTCATCTGCATACAGTGTCTGCACCTGCTTTGGGTTATTGTAATTTGTTCTCTGTGctgcagacagagaaagaataAAACTAAGAGCTGAAGTTGTTGCTGCCCAATGTAACATTCTttcctctgttataatgtcCAAGCTCATCAATGGTACTTACATTTTATCTACTGATCCCGAAATCTCTGCCCAGAAGTCATTCACAATGGCATCTAGCTTGTGCAGAGCAAACTCCTGCAAGTGAAACAGAGGTATTACAGATACACAATTTACATACCATTTCTCCAGCTTAGTTTACTTAATATCTTCAATAGGTGGACCCATGGAGGAAACTGTGTTTAAGGTGCAGTCAGTACCAAGCTTCAACTGTGGTGTCACAATTATTTGGGTCTTATACTGTTGGAATGTAGATGTGTTGCTTTTCACAAAACTGTCTTAACTACGATGATAAAATCTGAAGCTTGGATTTCAATGCACGTAGAGATAATAGTCTCATGTTTTCATTACCCATAAAGCATTGTATTGGGagtcaaacaaaaaataaatacatcacacCACACCTTAACCCCCTAAGGAAACCTCCAGGAGCCACTCTTCAATCTGACAAACGGTACATAAATAGATGTGTTTGAGAGCTTTAAACCTTTGTTACTGGCTCACTGTGTAAATTTTCATCAGGAACCAGTGtcctaaaaacatgtttttacaaatacataaaaacacactcacatgtgATCTCGATAATTCTCAATGGTGTTTGACTTGGTATGATATGACATTACATAATTTCTTCATGGAAGTTTGCCATCTTCAAGTATTATTCAACCAGTTCTTACCTTGAGCTGTGGCTCCTCCTCGTCAAGGAGTGAAATAATTCCAGCTAAAAAAGAGAGAGTGGTTGCTTGATTATTTGACTTCATATACCTACTGCTTTATCCAAGCAT is a window encoding:
- the psmd1 gene encoding 26S proteasome non-ATPase regulatory subunit 1, with product MITSAAGIISLLDEEEPQLKEFALHKLDAIVNDFWAEISGSVDKIEVLYEDETFRSRAFAALVASKVFYHLGAFEESLNYALGAGDLFNVTDDSEYVETIIAKCIDHYTKLRVENAELPEEEEKKSIDPRLEGIVNKMFLRCLDDHKYKQAIGIALETRRLDMFEKTILESNDVSGLLAYSLKVCMSLMQNKKFRNEVLRVLVKLYMNLEKPDFINVCQCLIFLDDPQAVSDILEKLVKEDNLLMAYQICFDLYESASQQFLSSVIQNLRTVGTPIPAVPGSTNTGTVPTPDKDSDAMETDDKAGSSPAGKLAETKDEPKDQNAKMIKILSGEMAIELHLQFLIRNNNTDLMILKNTKDAVRNSVCHTATVIANSFMHTGTTSDQFLRENLEWLARATNWAKFTATASLGVIHKGHEKEALQLMATYLPKDTSPGSAYQEGGGLYALGLIHANHGGDIIDYLLSQLKNASNDIVRHGGALGLGLAALGTARQDVYDLLKSNLYQDDAVTGEAAGLALGLVMLGSKSAQAIEDMVGYAQETQHEKILRGLAVGIALVMYGRMEEADALIESLCRDKDPILRRSGMYTVGMAYCGSGNNKAIRRLLHVAVSDVNDDVRRAAVESIGFILFRTPEQCPSVVSLLSESYNPHVRCGAAMALGICCAGTGNKEAINLLEPMTNDPVNYVRQGALIASALIMIQQTEVTCPKVNQFRQLYAKVINDKHDDVMAKFGAILAQGILDAGGRNVTISLQSRTGHTHMPSLVGLLVFTQFWFWFPLSHFLSLAFTPTAIIGLNKDLKMPKVQYRSNCKPSTFAYPPALEVPKEKEKEKVSTAVLSITAKAKKKEKEKKEKEEEKMEVEVQEGEKEKKDEEKEKEKKKEAEPNFQLLENPARVMPAQLKVLNMPETCRYQPFKPLHTGGIIIMKDTSEEEEELVEPVSAHGPKIEEEEQEPEPPEPFEYIDE